The Saprospiraceae bacterium genome includes a window with the following:
- a CDS encoding alkaline phosphatase family protein: MFKRRVFYGFSFLLIIWLSISSWLNHQVWNRVYPKTEGNTCTIFLIDGLDNKIFKRLIDEGRLPCLKSLMDSGIYVENGISSFPTMTGYGFYPFVTGVDATLSGILGLRWFDRTLDKGNLRNYVGKTHVHMNDDLTDTTETFFEKSGQYYTASINTYMNRGVKHAIMTGWEHTTAKYEGKSFFYWLRAIPFLGSSIAKDHFEHESHATHLALRQVEKNPKIHWITYPSPDAYNHVHGTDEQYSQLISHIDSLICAYVAYSRDTLKQHNRMFAIVSDHGISDVNENIDFCGWMKESYNLNITRGKSVNIWSSSLNEPIENLKSFDGYFVINGNLTAYLYLKNPSLNSNDQWKFALPDSILLNYPSEQKTIHIPEVIASNPKIELVIYKSGLNEISILSGNQKALINNLENKLRYIDLTGNPLDYADTLVNRYLSDEEWLDFTAETNFPYAVPRIYNLMNQQGIGDIVMTSRKGVDLANDYEIFVGNYKGGHGGIRKEVISVPYIISIPGGKAQIINAMRNEDVGIIIKEFLGF; this comes from the coding sequence ATGTTCAAAAGGAGAGTATTTTATGGTTTTTCATTTTTGTTAATTATTTGGCTATCAATTTCAAGTTGGTTAAATCATCAGGTATGGAACAGAGTTTATCCGAAAACGGAAGGCAATACCTGTACTATATTTTTAATCGATGGCCTTGACAACAAAATTTTCAAAAGACTAATCGACGAAGGAAGGCTTCCCTGCTTAAAATCTTTGATGGATTCCGGTATTTATGTTGAAAATGGAATCAGCAGTTTCCCCACCATGACCGGATACGGATTTTATCCATTTGTCACAGGAGTAGATGCCACCTTAAGCGGAATCTTAGGACTCAGGTGGTTTGACAGGACTTTAGACAAAGGCAATCTCAGGAATTATGTGGGAAAAACACATGTACACATGAATGATGACCTGACGGATACGACAGAAACTTTTTTTGAAAAATCCGGACAATATTACACGGCGTCAATTAATACTTATATGAATCGAGGAGTGAAACACGCCATTATGACGGGTTGGGAACACACCACAGCAAAATATGAAGGAAAAAGTTTTTTTTACTGGTTGAGAGCCATACCATTTTTAGGTTCTAGTATTGCCAAAGACCACTTCGAACATGAGAGCCATGCCACTCATTTAGCACTCAGACAAGTTGAAAAAAACCCGAAGATACATTGGATTACCTACCCTTCTCCCGATGCATACAATCATGTCCATGGTACAGATGAACAATACTCTCAATTGATCAGTCATATTGATAGTTTGATTTGTGCTTATGTAGCTTATTCACGAGATACGCTGAAACAACATAACAGAATGTTTGCCATCGTGTCAGATCATGGTATTTCGGACGTGAATGAAAATATAGACTTTTGTGGATGGATGAAGGAATCTTATAATTTAAATATTACTCGTGGGAAGTCAGTAAACATCTGGTCTTCGTCTCTTAATGAGCCGATAGAAAACTTAAAGTCTTTTGATGGTTATTTTGTTATCAACGGAAACCTGACTGCATATCTGTACTTAAAAAATCCTTCCCTAAACAGCAATGATCAGTGGAAATTTGCTTTACCTGATTCCATTTTACTGAATTACCCTTCTGAACAAAAGACAATCCATATTCCTGAAGTCATCGCTTCAAATCCAAAAATAGAGTTGGTTATTTATAAATCTGGGCTAAATGAAATTTCTATCCTTTCCGGCAATCAAAAGGCTCTCATAAATAATTTGGAAAACAAACTTCGATATATCGATCTAACCGGAAATCCATTAGATTATGCGGACACTTTAGTAAACAGATATTTGTCGGATGAAGAATGGTTGGACTTCACAGCAGAAACAAATTTTCCTTATGCTGTACCACGCATTTATAACCTGATGAATCAGCAGGGAATTGGAGATATTGTGATGACCAGCAGAAAAGGAGTTGATTTGGCAAATGATTATGAGATATTTGTGGGCAATTATAAAGGTGGTCATGGAGGCATCAGAAAAGAAGTCATTTCAGTACCTTACATCATTTCAATACCCGGCGGAAAAGCTCAAATCATAAATGCAATGAGAAATGAAGATGTCGGAATAATAATTAAAGAATTTCTTGGATTTTAG
- a CDS encoding CotH kinase family protein, whose protein sequence is MNVRFYLIVIFLVHIAANAISQYKQPTFNPIFNDEIIARIDIQINPDSLQHMFLPENLKNNHEYPADFIRSDGQIKDTVKNVGFRLRGNTSRTSAKKSFKVKFNHFDSPKYQGLSDLNLNGEHNDPSIIRSKLTWDLMKMAGIPAPRANHVALYINGEYRGLYINVEHIDNDYFNARNSNSTGQLFKCLYGSDFTYSGHDSDKYKVEVYEPSNRKSNPEYSLFLDFLQALNDTGNPDFRCNLESVFDVDTYLKTLAIEILVGHWDNPVYNKNNAYLYLNENTGKAELISYDTDNTFGIDWLGIQWQNRNIYSWAHPSQDRPVYYNLMAIPEYRIRFGYFIKKYIQDFFNPEFLNPHMDSIKNRIAPFVVNDLYAGLDYGYDYQDFLNSYETPTGGHVKTGLKEYISKRATSALSQVQNTAIVPFLDKKEFSVRPGNVDLDLSVISLTPPEITIHFSLNEQDWKQIKIEADEISFDAEKNSFETQVSIPVSQSGIFNYYITSTANGKAGRFPHCDFYSLNAVAGNGPTLFINEFMADNTKIRDESGEFDDWIEIYNGGADAIWLGDKYLTDKKDNPGKWLMPDVMLEPNAFALFWADEDKNQGVYHTNFKLSKSGEFIGVFQKLNNQFIVMDSFSFGETITDVSYGKYPDGEGTVFQLNTPTPSFSNLTSKVSQDDLLPIHIFPSPASDRIYIRSEEEIQGVSLFNINGNLIINSLCCLHDDNSYYVGNVASGLYLLKIVRKNGSTKHKIIIR, encoded by the coding sequence ATGAATGTAAGATTTTACCTGATAGTTATCTTTCTGGTCCACATTGCTGCTAATGCAATATCACAATACAAACAACCTACATTTAATCCGATATTTAATGACGAAATCATTGCAAGAATTGACATTCAAATAAACCCGGATTCACTTCAGCATATGTTTCTTCCTGAAAACTTAAAGAACAATCATGAATATCCTGCTGATTTTATCCGGAGTGATGGTCAGATAAAGGATACAGTAAAAAATGTCGGATTCAGGTTGCGGGGAAATACTTCCAGAACATCTGCAAAAAAGTCTTTTAAAGTTAAGTTTAATCATTTTGATAGTCCAAAATATCAGGGCTTATCCGACCTGAATCTGAATGGCGAACATAATGATCCTTCCATCATTCGCTCCAAACTCACATGGGATCTGATGAAAATGGCGGGTATTCCTGCACCGAGAGCAAATCACGTAGCTTTGTACATTAATGGCGAATATCGTGGGCTGTACATCAATGTGGAGCATATAGATAATGACTATTTCAACGCCAGAAACAGTAACAGCACAGGTCAGTTATTTAAGTGTTTGTATGGATCTGATTTTACATATTCAGGTCATGATTCTGATAAATATAAAGTTGAAGTTTATGAACCTTCCAATCGAAAATCTAACCCTGAATACAGTTTGTTTCTCGATTTTCTGCAGGCATTAAATGATACAGGAAATCCTGATTTCAGATGTAATCTGGAATCTGTTTTTGACGTGGACACTTATTTAAAGACGCTGGCGATAGAAATATTGGTGGGTCATTGGGATAATCCTGTTTATAATAAAAACAATGCTTATCTTTATTTAAACGAGAATACCGGAAAAGCAGAACTTATAAGTTATGACACCGATAATACTTTTGGTATAGATTGGTTGGGTATCCAATGGCAAAACAGGAATATTTATTCATGGGCACATCCGTCTCAGGACAGACCTGTTTATTATAATCTGATGGCTATTCCGGAGTATCGTATCAGATTTGGTTATTTCATAAAAAAATATATTCAGGACTTCTTTAATCCTGAATTTCTCAATCCCCATATGGACAGTATAAAAAACAGAATTGCGCCTTTTGTAGTAAATGACTTATATGCAGGCTTGGATTATGGGTATGATTATCAGGACTTTCTAAACTCTTATGAAACTCCAACAGGAGGACATGTCAAAACCGGATTAAAGGAATATATTTCAAAAAGAGCAACGAGTGCATTGTCGCAGGTACAGAATACTGCCATTGTTCCATTTTTAGATAAAAAAGAATTTTCTGTCAGGCCTGGCAACGTTGATTTGGATTTATCTGTAATTTCCCTAACGCCACCGGAAATAACTATTCATTTTTCATTAAATGAACAAGACTGGAAACAAATCAAAATTGAAGCTGATGAAATTAGCTTTGATGCTGAAAAGAATTCATTTGAAACTCAGGTAAGTATCCCTGTCAGTCAATCCGGAATTTTCAATTATTACATAACATCAACTGCTAACGGCAAAGCAGGAAGATTTCCACATTGTGATTTTTATAGCTTGAATGCGGTTGCCGGAAATGGTCCTACCCTATTTATCAATGAATTTATGGCTGATAACACAAAAATAAGGGACGAATCCGGAGAGTTTGATGATTGGATTGAAATCTATAACGGCGGTGCGGATGCTATCTGGTTGGGCGATAAATATTTAACGGATAAAAAAGACAATCCGGGTAAATGGTTAATGCCAGATGTAATGTTGGAGCCTAATGCTTTTGCCCTGTTTTGGGCAGATGAAGACAAAAACCAGGGTGTATATCACACCAATTTCAAACTGAGTAAGTCCGGCGAATTTATTGGTGTTTTTCAAAAATTGAATAATCAGTTTATTGTTATGGATAGTTTTTCTTTTGGAGAAACAATCACGGATGTAAGTTATGGAAAATACCCGGATGGTGAAGGCACAGTTTTTCAGCTTAACACACCTACACCCAGTTTTTCCAATTTAACTTCAAAGGTATCTCAGGATGATTTACTTCCCATACATATATTCCCGTCACCGGCATCAGACAGGATATATATCCGATCAGAAGAAGAAATACAAGGTGTTTCTCTATTTAATATAAATGGCAACCTGATAATAAATTCTCTCTGCTGTCTCCATGATGACAACAGTTATTATGTAGGCAATGTAGCATCCGGCCTGTATCTTCTTAAAATAGTCCGAAAAAACGGCTCAACTAAGCATAAAATAATAATCAGATAA
- a CDS encoding efflux RND transporter periplasmic adaptor subunit, protein MLKFNILYWILLPLILLLIWFMNRNVSNQKYEFLGFAENKQSEINVDFDIEITKIHVNVGNKVKKGQLLAEVDKKQIDEELKAIESIKQGLVLKNNISKAEIQTEISKLENRMNEEVTLLRSKLNSITSDAEFYKQLAGKTGIVDTDLSEKNPTSVYKENLETEIKTITNSYSNQISAYKKLLVLPSSIISEIDNLNTQKAFLKSQQQKFRITAPFDGIVGNINVREGENVKAFTSLITFYELTPPFVTGYLNEKYTANFENNSKVRITSLYHPEKTTTGTIISKGLRIVEIPEKFRKFPEVKTYGIEVFIKIDPDNIFLQKEVLKIQTIN, encoded by the coding sequence ATGTTAAAATTCAACATATTATACTGGATATTATTGCCTTTGATTTTATTACTCATTTGGTTTATGAACAGAAATGTCAGTAATCAAAAATATGAATTTTTGGGATTTGCTGAAAATAAACAATCAGAAATCAATGTCGATTTTGATATAGAAATTACCAAAATTCATGTAAATGTAGGTAATAAAGTAAAAAAAGGACAGTTATTGGCTGAAGTAGATAAAAAACAAATTGACGAAGAATTAAAAGCAATCGAATCAATAAAACAAGGTTTAGTTTTAAAAAACAATATATCCAAAGCAGAGATTCAAACTGAAATATCAAAATTAGAGAACAGAATGAATGAAGAAGTAACTCTTCTTCGTTCCAAATTGAATAGTATCACTTCAGATGCAGAATTCTATAAACAGCTTGCCGGAAAAACAGGTATTGTAGATACTGATTTATCAGAAAAAAACCCAACATCAGTCTATAAAGAAAATCTCGAAACGGAGATTAAAACTATCACAAATTCATACAGCAATCAGATTTCAGCTTACAAAAAACTACTTGTATTGCCATCTTCCATCATTTCTGAAATAGATAATCTGAATACCCAAAAAGCTTTTCTGAAGTCACAACAGCAAAAATTCAGGATAACGGCTCCTTTTGATGGCATAGTCGGAAATATCAATGTTCGCGAAGGGGAAAATGTTAAAGCATTTACAAGCCTGATAACTTTTTATGAACTGACACCTCCTTTTGTTACAGGTTATCTGAATGAAAAATATACAGCCAACTTTGAAAACAACTCAAAAGTAAGAATTACTTCTCTGTATCATCCTGAAAAGACCACTACAGGAACAATCATCAGTAAAGGCCTCCGTATCGTCGAAATTCCCGAAAAATTCAGAAAATTTCCGGAAGTAAAAACTTATGGCATCGAAGTATTTATCAAAATAGATCCTGATAATATTTTCCTTCAAAAGGAAGTTCTGAAAATTCAAACCATTAATTAG
- a CDS encoding DUF4956 domain-containing protein — translation MPDISTFNGTYNENTIAGVIFSVLMTILLSLFLVFTYDKTTPILNRSQSFIQALLLMSIVTSTIMQSIGDSLALSFGIFGALAIIRFRSFITDPRDIAFMFATMAIGIACGVHSYLNAVIGTVTFCIIIFVLKLTPFSNSSNIKGNIRVDLGNDPSKLSSVENLLLKSALSSRLVRYRVTINPDGTEMMEYEFAFIVRNIIDGTKLQGNIHEIPGIKINRLTFEDNVYLSGTN, via the coding sequence ATGCCGGATATAAGCACTTTCAACGGAACGTACAACGAAAATACAATTGCGGGAGTTATTTTTTCAGTTTTAATGACCATACTCCTGTCATTATTTCTGGTATTTACGTATGATAAAACAACACCGATTCTCAACAGGTCACAGAGTTTTATTCAGGCACTATTACTGATGTCTATCGTTACATCCACAATTATGCAGTCCATTGGTGACAGCCTGGCATTAAGTTTCGGTATCTTTGGGGCATTAGCTATCATTCGGTTCAGGTCATTTATTACGGATCCCAGAGATATAGCTTTTATGTTTGCTACAATGGCGATTGGAATAGCCTGTGGAGTTCATAGTTACCTGAATGCGGTAATAGGCACTGTGACATTCTGCATTATCATTTTTGTATTAAAGTTGACACCATTCAGTAATTCGAGTAATATTAAGGGAAATATCAGAGTTGATTTGGGCAATGATCCTTCAAAATTATCTTCCGTTGAAAATTTGTTGTTAAAATCTGCTTTGAGCAGCCGACTTGTAAGATATAGAGTTACTATAAATCCTGACGGCACAGAAATGATGGAATATGAATTTGCTTTTATAGTCAGAAATATCATTGACGGCACAAAATTGCAAGGTAATATCCATGAAATACCGGGGATCAAAATAAACCGTCTTACTTTTGAAGATAATGTTTATTTATCCGGCACAAATTAA
- a CDS encoding glycosyl hydrolase: MTKIFILFLLTLSIVSGSHAQKGKKGTPVNNTASDVKPFNINTFFKPVKWRSIGPFRGGRSVSAAGVIGDISTYYMGTTGGGVWKTQDIGNTWTNISDGYFTTGSVGAIAVAESDPNIVFVGMGEHAPRGVMTHHGDGVYKSTDAGKTWKKCGLELTQHISRIIIHPKNPDIVYVAAQGALYSKSAERGIFKSNDGGTTWSKVLYVDENTGCSELSMDMNNPRILYAAMWEHGRLPWKVISGGPGSGLYKSVDGGDTWEIMKDGLPTEMGKMAISVCRSNPEKVYALIEGDSETNNKGLYVSENAGKSWSQVSTDHRLVQRAWYYIELFTDPKNEHLIYVLSAPALKSIDGGKSWEYIEGPHGDYHDLWINPENPKNLAIADDGGVSISLNAGKTWSTQSNMPTAQLYRINVDNQFPYRIYAGQQDNTSVVISSRELGGSGITRESWTASAGGECAFLAFDPDDPRYVMGGSYLGTIELLDTKAKAGTNIMAAPIQYLARDASEMKFRFNWNAPIIWSKHEPGTFYHGAQLLLKTSDMGKSWIEVSPDLTRNEKEKQGKGGGPYTNEAVGAENYGTISYIMESPHEKGIIYVASDDGLLHLTKDGCKTWQNITPTGLKECLINAIEVSPHDPATAFIATTRYKFNDHTPALYKTTDFGKTWTNISKGIPQGAFTRVVREDDVRKDLLFAGTETGVYISFNGGKEWSPFQLNLPLTPITDLKVHQGNLIAATSGRSFWILDDLTLIRQFNNDLSTTTIFQPGEVILANGSSELNSSSPDFNGTHPYRGVNPANGAVIYYFLNDVKEGEQMTMEFLDKNQNIIRTFASIADSTFLQYDGGPSAEPLISKNAGLNRFVWNLRHATMPGIDGAYIEASYNGHKVPPGKYTARLVIGDKSYQTEFEVKSNPLYNTDLKSFMEYNDVMTKMESELKEMHKLVNSLNKQRTQIEDLLKSLPDEINLKDIKTKGATLIRELKIWDEDMVQRKSKAYDDVENFPNKFTANYMFLINQTESDIPRVNKSSFDRLKELEKEWSELKKKAIQFTSVKIPAFNNILWEAGVGAVWIK; this comes from the coding sequence ATGACAAAAATATTTATTCTTTTTCTGTTGACCTTATCTATTGTCAGTGGGTCTCATGCACAAAAAGGAAAAAAAGGAACACCTGTAAATAACACTGCTTCAGATGTAAAACCCTTTAATATTAACACATTTTTCAAACCTGTAAAGTGGCGGAGTATTGGTCCTTTCAGAGGTGGGCGATCGGTTTCCGCAGCAGGAGTTATAGGTGATATCAGTACTTATTATATGGGTACAACAGGTGGTGGTGTGTGGAAAACACAGGATATAGGTAATACATGGACAAATATTTCTGATGGATATTTTACCACCGGCTCAGTAGGTGCGATCGCGGTAGCTGAAAGTGATCCGAATATCGTTTTTGTCGGAATGGGCGAACATGCACCTCGAGGTGTGATGACCCATCATGGAGATGGTGTATATAAATCTACAGACGCAGGAAAAACATGGAAAAAATGTGGACTTGAACTGACTCAACATATTTCCAGAATCATCATTCATCCCAAAAATCCCGACATCGTTTATGTAGCCGCTCAGGGTGCCCTGTACAGTAAATCTGCTGAACGAGGGATTTTTAAATCTAACGACGGAGGTACCACCTGGAGCAAAGTCCTTTATGTCGATGAAAATACAGGATGTTCAGAATTATCGATGGATATGAATAATCCAAGAATATTGTATGCTGCAATGTGGGAGCATGGCCGTTTGCCCTGGAAAGTGATCAGTGGTGGTCCGGGTAGCGGATTATATAAATCTGTAGATGGAGGAGACACCTGGGAAATCATGAAGGATGGACTACCCACTGAAATGGGTAAAATGGCAATATCCGTTTGTCGCTCCAATCCTGAAAAAGTTTATGCGCTGATAGAAGGGGATTCTGAAACAAATAATAAAGGATTGTATGTTTCTGAAAATGCAGGCAAGTCATGGTCACAGGTTTCAACAGATCATCGCCTGGTACAACGTGCCTGGTATTATATCGAATTATTTACAGATCCTAAGAACGAACATTTAATTTATGTACTGAGTGCTCCTGCCCTGAAGTCGATCGATGGCGGGAAGAGTTGGGAATACATTGAAGGGCCGCATGGGGACTATCATGATTTATGGATCAATCCTGAAAATCCAAAAAATCTGGCAATCGCCGATGATGGTGGAGTATCCATCAGTCTGAATGCCGGAAAAACCTGGTCCACACAAAGCAATATGCCCACCGCACAACTTTATAGAATTAATGTGGATAACCAATTTCCATACAGAATCTACGCAGGTCAGCAGGACAATACTTCAGTGGTAATTTCCAGTCGGGAATTGGGCGGTAGTGGTATTACGAGAGAAAGCTGGACGGCATCCGCAGGAGGAGAATGTGCTTTTTTGGCTTTTGATCCGGATGACCCACGATATGTAATGGGCGGTAGTTATTTAGGGACGATTGAATTATTGGATACCAAAGCAAAGGCGGGAACAAATATCATGGCAGCTCCTATACAATATTTAGCAAGAGATGCCAGTGAAATGAAATTCCGATTCAATTGGAATGCACCTATTATATGGTCAAAACATGAACCCGGCACATTTTATCACGGTGCTCAACTTTTGTTAAAGACAAGCGATATGGGAAAAAGCTGGATCGAAGTCTCTCCCGACCTGACCCGAAATGAAAAAGAAAAGCAAGGAAAAGGTGGAGGCCCTTACACCAATGAAGCTGTAGGAGCTGAGAATTACGGGACTATAAGTTATATCATGGAGTCTCCACATGAAAAAGGAATAATTTATGTTGCAAGTGATGATGGTTTATTGCACCTGACGAAGGATGGTTGCAAAACCTGGCAAAATATAACTCCTACCGGCTTAAAGGAATGTCTGATCAATGCGATTGAAGTCTCTCCCCATGATCCTGCAACTGCCTTTATTGCGACTACAAGATATAAATTTAATGATCACACTCCTGCTTTGTACAAAACGACTGATTTTGGAAAAACCTGGACTAACATATCCAAAGGCATTCCACAAGGTGCATTTACCAGAGTAGTACGTGAAGATGATGTCAGAAAAGATTTACTTTTTGCAGGTACCGAAACAGGTGTTTACATTTCCTTTAATGGTGGCAAGGAATGGTCTCCTTTTCAGTTGAATCTGCCCCTAACGCCTATTACTGACCTGAAAGTTCATCAGGGAAATCTGATAGCTGCAACTTCGGGAAGATCTTTCTGGATTCTGGATGATTTAACTTTGATAAGACAATTTAACAATGATTTGTCAACAACAACCATTTTTCAACCCGGAGAGGTAATCCTTGCCAACGGATCCAGTGAACTAAACAGTTCATCTCCGGATTTTAACGGAACTCACCCATATCGAGGCGTAAATCCGGCAAATGGTGCAGTTATTTATTATTTTCTGAATGATGTAAAGGAAGGAGAGCAAATGACAATGGAATTTTTGGATAAAAACCAAAACATCATCAGGACTTTTGCTTCTATTGCTGATTCAACTTTTCTTCAGTATGATGGAGGACCTTCTGCTGAACCCTTAATTTCTAAAAATGCCGGATTAAACCGTTTTGTCTGGAATCTGAGACATGCAACGATGCCGGGTATAGATGGTGCTTATATTGAGGCGAGTTATAACGGCCATAAAGTACCACCAGGAAAATATACTGCCCGATTAGTGATCGGAGATAAAAGTTATCAGACTGAATTCGAAGTTAAATCCAATCCACTTTACAATACGGATTTGAAATCGTTTATGGAATATAATGATGTCATGACAAAAATGGAATCTGAATTAAAAGAGATGCATAAACTTGTCAATAGCTTGAATAAGCAAAGAACTCAAATAGAAGACCTTTTGAAATCTTTGCCGGATGAAATCAATCTGAAAGACATTAAAACAAAGGGTGCTACATTAATCCGGGAACTAAAAATATGGGATGAAGATATGGTGCAGAGAAAATCCAAAGCATATGACGATGTGGAAAATTTTCCCAATAAATTCACAGCAAATTATATGTTTCTGATCAATCAAACGGAAAGTGATATACCGAGAGTCAATAAATCATCTTTTGATCGCTTAAAAGAATTGGAAAAAGAATGGTCCGAATTAAAAAAGAAAGCGATTCAGTTTACATCTGTTAAAATACCTGCATTCAATAATATATTGTGGGAGGCAGGTGTAGGTGCGGTATGGATAAAATAA
- a CDS encoding response regulator translates to MKILVVDDERDVKLLFEQRFRKEIKSGELDFAFAFSGEEALLYLNDHNREAVLILSDINMPGMSGLELLKKIKQTYHKPPPVVMMITAYGDDENRNMANELGADDFLTKPLDFIGLKDKLKSLTDKF, encoded by the coding sequence ATGAAAATATTGGTGGTCGATGACGAAAGGGATGTGAAGTTGCTTTTTGAACAAAGATTCAGAAAAGAAATCAAGTCCGGCGAACTGGATTTTGCATTTGCTTTTTCCGGAGAAGAAGCATTGTTGTACCTTAATGACCACAATCGTGAAGCAGTGCTAATACTGTCTGATATTAATATGCCGGGTATGAGTGGACTGGAGTTACTTAAAAAAATAAAACAAACTTATCACAAACCACCACCTGTAGTAATGATGATCACAGCTTACGGTGATGATGAGAACAGAAATATGGCAAATGAGCTTGGCGCAGATGATTTTTTGACTAAACCTTTGGATTTTATTGGACTAAAAGATAAACTCAAATCGTTAACGGATAAATTCTGA
- a CDS encoding DUF1361 domain-containing protein yields MTALRIPRYIKILLLFTIANLLILGIRNYIVGDTFFDFLKSNLLSGVMPFAIAVFIQIFDKKFNGFFFIALSLLWLLFYPNAPYMISDLIHPHEEAKDAVMSELIVHDTLIVFSIAMLSVFYGFVSLKIIFNLFNSRYGSKKAHAFIIFSLLLSCLGFYMGRELVSEIKMGNGYLYSSEMFMEPVYIIKTVWKAIWPIQDHLPAYYMMILFGFVQYQLLVMMKDVSDIEEAKIVTKD; encoded by the coding sequence ATGACAGCACTTCGAATACCACGGTACATCAAAATACTCCTTCTTTTCACAATTGCAAATCTATTGATTCTTGGTATCCGGAATTATATTGTAGGCGATACCTTTTTTGATTTCCTGAAGTCCAATCTGTTGTCAGGTGTGATGCCATTTGCGATAGCGGTCTTTATTCAGATTTTTGATAAAAAATTTAACGGATTTTTTTTTATTGCATTAAGTCTCCTCTGGTTACTATTTTATCCAAATGCTCCGTACATGATCAGTGATCTGATACACCCCCATGAGGAAGCCAAAGATGCTGTAATGTCAGAGCTGATTGTTCACGATACGTTAATTGTCTTTTCCATAGCAATGCTTTCTGTTTTTTATGGATTTGTGTCACTAAAAATAATTTTCAATTTATTTAATAGTCGGTATGGTAGTAAAAAGGCTCATGCATTTATCATTTTCAGCCTTTTACTTAGTTGTCTCGGGTTTTATATGGGGAGAGAACTTGTGTCAGAGATAAAAATGGGTAACGGATATCTTTATTCTTCCGAAATGTTTATGGAGCCGGTATATATTATTAAAACAGTTTGGAAAGCTATTTGGCCGATTCAGGATCATCTGCCAGCTTATTACATGATGATTTTGTTTGGATTTGTTCAATATCAATTACTTGTGATGATGAAAGATGTCAGCGATATTGAAGAAGCGAAAATAGTTACAAAGGATTGA
- the tnpA gene encoding IS200/IS605 family transposase — MANTYHQVYLQTVFAVKYRNAVLDKNWRHNLFAVIGNLINETNSKTIIVGGVEDHVHCFLGLKPSVSISELMKTVKSKSSKYINDNKLTLDRFEWQEGYGVFSYSHSHIDAVYKYIINQENHHKSKTFRDEYIELLQAFNIDYDQQYIFHELV; from the coding sequence ATGGCAAATACTTATCATCAAGTCTATCTTCAAACCGTTTTTGCTGTTAAATATCGAAATGCTGTCCTAGACAAAAACTGGAGACATAATCTTTTTGCAGTAATAGGAAACCTGATTAACGAAACCAATAGCAAAACTATTATTGTAGGCGGTGTTGAAGACCATGTTCATTGTTTTTTGGGTTTAAAGCCATCAGTATCCATATCTGAATTGATGAAAACAGTAAAATCTAAATCTTCGAAATATATTAATGATAATAAACTAACTTTGGATCGTTTTGAATGGCAGGAAGGATATGGTGTTTTTTCTTATAGCCATTCACATATTGATGCTGTATATAAATATATTATAAATCAGGAAAACCACCACAAATCAAAAACTTTCAGAGATGAATATATAGAATTATTACAGGCATTTAACATTGATTATGATCAACAATATATCTTTCATGAATTGGTGTAA